The DNA region ATGATTCAAGCAGCCATAGCGAAAGAAAACCGTTTTTCTAAATAACGAGAGGTGAAGTAGTGGCTCGAGTAACCGTAGAAGACTGCCTGGATAACGTTGATAACCGTTTTGAACTGGTTATGGTGGCTTCCAAGCGCGCCCGCCAGCTGTCCATTGGTGGTAAAGAACCAAAGCTGGACTGGGAAAATGATAAGCCAACGGTAATGGCTTTGCGTGAAATTGCTGAAGGTCTGGTAACCGCGACTACTGTTGAAGAGCGCATTGTCGATGAAGACGAGGCCGCTATGTTTCTGGCTGGTGTAGAAAGCTAACAGCCAGGAAAGCCTCTGATGTCCGGATTGCTGCACAGGAGGAGCGGGCTTTGCTGACTATCGATGAGTTTGCCGGCCGCTTGAAGTCCTACCTGACCCCTGAACAGGTTAATCTTGTTCGCAGGGCTTACTATTACGCCGAACAGGCCCATGACGGGCAGATACGACGGAGTGGTGAGCCTTATATCACCCATCCTCTGGAAGTGGCAGCTATTCTGGCCGACATGCACATGGACCATCACAGCCTGATGGCCGCCATGCTGCACGATGTCATAGAGGACACCGGTATTGAAAAAAGTGCCATAGTCGAACAGTTTGGTGAAGTGGTCGCTGAACTGGTAGACGGGGTCAGCAAGCTGACCCACATGCACTTTGAGAATAAAACCCTGGCTCAGGCCGAGAATTTTCAGAAAATGGCGCTGGCCATGGCCCGGGATATCCGGGTTATTCTCGTCAAGCTTTCAGACCGTTTGCACAACATGCGAACCCTCGGGGTTCTGCGCCCGGATAAACGCCGCAGAATTGCCCGTGAAACCCTCGATATTTATGTTCCAATAGCCAATCGTCTTGGTATGCACAATCTGCGGATTGAGCTGGAAGACCTCGGCTTTGAAGCCATGTACCCCATGCGTTCACGCATGATTCGCCAGGCCGTCAAACAGGCGCGTGGCAATCGCCGGGACCTGGTGGGCAAAGTACAGAAAGCCATTGCTGCCCGGCTGGAAGAAGAAGGTCTTAAAGGCAGAGTGGTGGGACGCGAGAAACATCTCTACAGCATTTATAAAAAGATGCGCAGCCAGAGCAAGTCCTTTGGTGAAATCATGGACATGTTCGCCTTTCGCATCATAGTCGACAGTGTCGACAGCTGTTACCGCGCCTTTGGCATCGTTCACAACCTCTACAAACCCATCCCCGGCCGCTTCAAAGACTATATCGCTATCCCCAAAGCCAACGGCTATCAATCCCTCCACACCACTTTGTTCGGTATGCACGGCGTACCTGTGGAAATCCAGATCCGTACTCAGGAAATGGAAGATATGGCGAACAATGGCATCGCCGCGCACTGGCTGTATAAATCCGGTGATGAAGCGCTGTCGGGCAGTCATGCCCGTACACGACAGTGGCTAAAAGGTGTGCTGGAGCTACAGAAGAATGCCGGTGACTCCCTGGAGTTTATTGAAAACGTAAAAATCGACCTCTTCCCCGATGAAGTCTATGTTTTCACACCCCGTGGTGCGATTCTCGAATTGCCAAAAGGGGCGACTGCGGTCGATTTTGCCTATGCGGTTCATACCGATGTGGGTAACACCTGCGTTGCCTGTCGTATTGATAAACGACTTGCGTCACTCAGTCAGCCACTGCAGAGTGGGCAGACGGTAGAAATCGTAACGGCGGAAGGTGCCAGCCCCAATGTCGCCTGGCTGAACTTTGTCCTGACTGGCAAAGCCCGTTCTAACATCCGTCACTTCCTCAAACATCAGCGTCGCAACGAATCCATTGCTCTTGGCTATCGCCTGTTGAATAAGGCTCTGGTCAGCTTTGATACCCGGGTGGATCAACTGGATCAGGGCATTCTCAACCAGCAGTTGAAAAACTTTAAGCTGGAGTCGCTGGACGAACTGCTTGAAGACATCGGCCTTGGTAACCGTATGGCTTACATCGTTGCCCGTATGCTGGTGGAGCCTCAGGAAACCGATGGTGAGGAGAAGTCTTCACTGGATGTGGACATTGAACAGTCTCTGACCATTCGTGGCACGGAAGGCATGGTAATCAGCTTTGCCAAGTGTTGTCATCCTATTCCGGGCGACCCGGTGGTGGGGCATGTCAGCTCCGGTCGGGGCATTGTGATTCACACCGACAGCTGCAAAAACATTGCAGAAATTCGCTATAACCCTGAAAAGGTTCTGGAAGTCGACTGGGACAAACACGTTTCCGGTGAGTTCACGGTAGACCTGCAGGTCGAGCTGGAACATCATCGTGGCATGATCGCCTCTCTGGCCACCAGTATTACGGCGGTTGAAGGCAATATTGAAAAGATCAGCATGGAAGAACGTGATGCCAGTTTCTGCATGGTACAACTACTGGTGAACGTTAAAGACCGTGTCCATCTTGCCCGTATCATTAAACGACTGCGCGTGATTAAAGGCGTACACTCCATTACCCGCCGCAGGGAATCCTAAGCTCTGTCCCCTGTATTAAGCAGGGGCTGATTCCTTTGATCTGGCTCATGATCATCAGCAAATCCGCTTGCAATATACGAGGTCTTCCCTACTATCAGCCTTTTGGAAGGTGGAAGATATGAGTAACCGACAGATTATTAATACCAAGCGAGCACCACAGGCGATTGGTACCTATTCCCAGGCAGTAAAAGCGGGAACCACGGTTTATATCTCTGGACAGATTCCACTGGTACCTGAAACCATGGAATTGCAGGATGGCGACTTTAAAGATCTGACCCGTCGTTGTTTCACCAACCTCAAAGCGATTGCCGAAGCTGCAGGTGGTACGTTAGAGGACGCCGCCAAGGTGAATATCTTCCTGACCGACCTGAGCAATTTTGCTTCTGTAAATGAAGTGATGGCTGAGTTCTTTGAACAGCCCTACCCGGCACGAGCTGCCATTGGTGTGAAAGAGCTGCCAAAGGGCGTACCGGTTGAGGTTGATGCTGTTCTGGAGTTGAAATAATACCCGCTTTTCGTAGAGCTTCTTACGAAGCTCTACTCGCTTCCCCATGGCAAATCCCGATAATGATCCGGGTATTTCAGCCGCTGTTTATTGCTGATCGCAAGTGCTTCTACCGTTGCCTTTACCGGTGACGGAATACTCGCCATGTTTGCCAGCTGGTCCAGCTGTTTCATACTGATTTTTCTGCGAACAGAAAAGTTCACCCGCCCGGAACTTCGAAGCTCTACCTGTTCTGCCGCAAATAGTCGTTGTTGTGCGGTTGGCAATTGGATTTTTCCTTTCAGGTAACCCGCAATCACTTCAGCCTGACAGTGATACAGGATAAATGGCGCACTGGCCAGAGTCATCCCGGTGGCTGATAATTCCGGGTGTACAGGATGGAACAGATTAAGGTAGAGAGGCGCCATACAGCTTTTATCACCAGATAGTTCAATACCTGGCAGGGCCTGCCTGAAAACAGGATCAGGCTGGTAACCGGTACACAGGATCAGGACATCAATATCCTGCAGTTTTTCACCGTTTTCCAGAATCACGGTTCGGCCATTACAGGCAATAACATCCCGGTGCCGGGTCAGGTTCTGGTTTGCACCGTAGGGTTTCCAGATCGGTTTGTGCAGCTCCCGGCTGCCAGAATGCGCACAAAGAAATACCCGGCTGGCACAATGGCTGATTTCCCGGCTCAGGTCTTCACCGGAAGGGCCTGTACCCACAAGGGCAATGCGCTGATTGCGATACGCTGCCGGCCCCCGATAGCTGAAACTGTGTTCAAGCCGCCCGGTAAAGGACAGTAATGGCTCAAGATCCGGAAGCTTTGGGTAATAATAACGACTGTTGCAGAATACAACGGCATCGAATTCTGCGCTGTTCTGGCTGGTTTGAATCTGCCAGCGTTTGGGGTTGCCATTGGTTAATCCACTTTTAGGAGATGCCTCAAGCGTAAGAAAGCGGTGATTAAATCGAATGTGTGGCAACAGGCCGTTATGTTCTGCAAAGCGTTGCAGCTGTGACAACACTTCATCATGCCGGGGATAGCAGGGGTAATCATCAGGATAGGGAAAATCGGGCAGCGCCATTGTCTGTCTGGGTACATTGCAACGTAGCGTGGGGTAGGTTGGACAGTAAATGCCGGAGAGACCGTCACGAATATCAATCAGCTCAGACAGAGGCTGAATAGCCCAGGAACCCCCCAGACAGTTGCGCTGCTCAAAAAGCGTAATGGTAAAACCGGCCTTTTTCAGTATGCTGCCGGTAATTAACCCTGCTGGCCCTGCCCCGATGATGGCTACTTCTTTATTAGCGGACATTCTTGTTCTCTGCCTGATCTGCCTGGAGAAAGAATAGACCGCTATCGCACAGGATTGTTCTGAATATTAATCGTCTTTTTATTATGAAAATGCAGTTTTCATCACCGGGGGGGACGAAAGCTGCATTTTTCGCTCATGGTTTTTTGCTTCAGGTAGCCAGCCTTGTAATCCGGGTATTTAAACTGATAGCCCGTATCGAGAATTTTGTGGTTGCTGCAACGTTTACTGGATCTTGGGGGAGCAGGATGATCATCGTTCAGTTCGACACCGTACTGAGTCGCAATCCAGTGCAGAACATCGTGCATAGGAGCTGGCTGGCAATCAACGCCAATGTAAACAGGGTCAGGCATTTGCCCACTGATGCTCATTTGAATCAGGTGTTTGAGAATACCGGCGCAATCATCCCGGTGAATGCGGTTACTGTAGACAGCAGGCTCTTTCGCGCATCCTTTTTGTTCAAGCACCCGTTTAATCAGCCGGTTTCTGCCAGGACCATAAATGCCACCAAAGCGCACAGAAGTGGCAGGCAGATTGCCGGCAAACAGTACCTTTTCCGCCTCCAGCAGAGTTTGACCGGCAAAGGTTTGAGGGTGGCAGTCAGAGCCTTCATCGACCCATTCGCCATTGCACTGATGATAGACGCTGGTGCTGGAGGTGAAGAACAGGTGTCTGGGCTGAATATTTTTCTTTTTTAAATGATTGATCACATTCATAAGACCAGTGACGTAAGCTTTCTGGTAAAGCTCTGGTGAGTGTCCGTCGGCAGCGGCCGTATAAAGAACGTAGTCGATGGTTTCAGGCCATGCGCCAAGTCTGTCCGGGTCTGAAAGGTCGCCGGGAATAGCGCTAACCCCTTCGGGCAACTGATCAATGGTGCGACGCAGGCCCCAGACTCTAAACCCATTGGTGAGCAGCAATTTGTCTGGCCAGCTCACACCCTACGTCGCCACAGCCTGCGATAAGAATGTTCAGTGTTTCCATCTTTGTTCTCATAAAATGCCTAAAGAGATGGTCTTGTGTACTGTTTTCTATATTTGCGTCGCAAACATTCCAACTTCTTCTCAGGTGTGATCATCCCTCAAAAGTCCTGCCTGAGCTATATTTGCAGAGGTTCTACCCAGTAAATAAACTGGCAACGTTATTAATGATAGATTTGGCATTCCTCAGAATACGACCATTTGACGCAGTGCGAACAACAGGTTTCGTCGTACAAGCAACCGATGAAGATTACTACCTGTCAGGTCGGTGTAATGTTACCTGTAGGCCATTGTTGAATAATAATAACCTTGTGACGCTCAATATACACCTGACGGATGAAGGCAGGGATTGGTACTGTGGGTACGAGGAGCATGAGGTGAAATCACTGTTAGTTCCATTTGGACAGCCTGACGGTACACTTATTCTAACTTACCCTATGAACGGTTGCGCTCTTGAGGTAAGGCGTGAGAAAGAGGGAAACCGTATTTACCACGACCACAATGGCGTTTGTATGCCACGGTCTATAGATGGGACAAGAGCATTGAGGGTGAGTGCTAATCACTACATGGACTGGGGCAATAGGCATTTTGTCCGTACGGAACGACTAGCCTACAGAGCAGGATTAACCAGAAAATACAGTGGTTTCAGTTTTGCACACACAATCATCTGCATTAAGCAGGGGCGCAATTGGAACGTTTACAACAACGCTGTAAGCCAGATTTATGAATTAGATCCTTTTTCAGCACAAAGGATAAATCAGGAGTATTTCCAGCCAAAAGATTATATAAAGTATTCATTAGGATATTTTCCTGATTGATCTGAGAGCTACCCGCCGATACCCGTTCATAGACGCTGGTGCTGGAGGCTAAGAACAGGTGTCTGACCAGCACGCACCCTACGTCCACAGCCTGCGATAAGAATGTTTTCAGACATAGCTTCAGGTTTTTCCAGTGTTAAAGCAGCTCAGTATCAAAGTGGCTGATCATATTATCCAGCTTCGTTTCATAGTAATAAGGATTAGACCACAGTTTCTGCTCTGCTAACTGAAGAA from Endozoicomonas sp. NE40 includes:
- the rpoZ gene encoding DNA-directed RNA polymerase subunit omega: MARVTVEDCLDNVDNRFELVMVASKRARQLSIGGKEPKLDWENDKPTVMALREIAEGLVTATTVEERIVDEDEAAMFLAGVES
- the spoT gene encoding bifunctional GTP diphosphokinase/guanosine-3',5'-bis pyrophosphate 3'-pyrophosphohydrolase, coding for MLTIDEFAGRLKSYLTPEQVNLVRRAYYYAEQAHDGQIRRSGEPYITHPLEVAAILADMHMDHHSLMAAMLHDVIEDTGIEKSAIVEQFGEVVAELVDGVSKLTHMHFENKTLAQAENFQKMALAMARDIRVILVKLSDRLHNMRTLGVLRPDKRRRIARETLDIYVPIANRLGMHNLRIELEDLGFEAMYPMRSRMIRQAVKQARGNRRDLVGKVQKAIAARLEEEGLKGRVVGREKHLYSIYKKMRSQSKSFGEIMDMFAFRIIVDSVDSCYRAFGIVHNLYKPIPGRFKDYIAIPKANGYQSLHTTLFGMHGVPVEIQIRTQEMEDMANNGIAAHWLYKSGDEALSGSHARTRQWLKGVLELQKNAGDSLEFIENVKIDLFPDEVYVFTPRGAILELPKGATAVDFAYAVHTDVGNTCVACRIDKRLASLSQPLQSGQTVEIVTAEGASPNVAWLNFVLTGKARSNIRHFLKHQRRNESIALGYRLLNKALVSFDTRVDQLDQGILNQQLKNFKLESLDELLEDIGLGNRMAYIVARMLVEPQETDGEEKSSLDVDIEQSLTIRGTEGMVISFAKCCHPIPGDPVVGHVSSGRGIVIHTDSCKNIAEIRYNPEKVLEVDWDKHVSGEFTVDLQVELEHHRGMIASLATSITAVEGNIEKISMEERDASFCMVQLLVNVKDRVHLARIIKRLRVIKGVHSITRRRES
- a CDS encoding RidA family protein; the protein is MSNRQIINTKRAPQAIGTYSQAVKAGTTVYISGQIPLVPETMELQDGDFKDLTRRCFTNLKAIAEAAGGTLEDAAKVNIFLTDLSNFASVNEVMAEFFEQPYPARAAIGVKELPKGVPVEVDAVLELK
- a CDS encoding flavin-containing monooxygenase; this translates as MSANKEVAIIGAGPAGLITGSILKKAGFTITLFEQRNCLGGSWAIQPLSELIDIRDGLSGIYCPTYPTLRCNVPRQTMALPDFPYPDDYPCYPRHDEVLSQLQRFAEHNGLLPHIRFNHRFLTLEASPKSGLTNGNPKRWQIQTSQNSAEFDAVVFCNSRYYYPKLPDLEPLLSFTGRLEHSFSYRGPAAYRNQRIALVGTGPSGEDLSREISHCASRVFLCAHSGSRELHKPIWKPYGANQNLTRHRDVIACNGRTVILENGEKLQDIDVLILCTGYQPDPVFRQALPGIELSGDKSCMAPLYLNLFHPVHPELSATGMTLASAPFILYHCQAEVIAGYLKGKIQLPTAQQRLFAAEQVELRSSGRVNFSVRRKISMKQLDQLANMASIPSPVKATVEALAISNKQRLKYPDHYRDLPWGSE
- a CDS encoding SDR family oxidoreductase, producing MSWPDKLLLTNGFRVWGLRRTIDQLPEGVSAIPGDLSDPDRLGAWPETIDYVLYTAAADGHSPELYQKAYVTGLMNVINHLKKKNIQPRHLFFTSSTSVYHQCNGEWVDEGSDCHPQTFAGQTLLEAEKVLFAGNLPATSVRFGGIYGPGRNRLIKRVLEQKGCAKEPAVYSNRIHRDDCAGILKHLIQMSISGQMPDPVYIGVDCQPAPMHDVLHWIATQYGVELNDDHPAPPRSSKRCSNHKILDTGYQFKYPDYKAGYLKQKTMSEKCSFRPPR